From the Tripterygium wilfordii isolate XIE 37 chromosome 6, ASM1340144v1, whole genome shotgun sequence genome, one window contains:
- the LOC120001078 gene encoding cysteine-rich repeat secretory protein 38-like yields MSPSPSLLSFYLLSFALALQSVFGLDPLFYTCSKSNNFTANGPYESNLNNLMGYLYLKSPSTGFGNGSIGQEPNQVYGLALCRGDASASDCKSCIAQASYDGRQRCPDNRGAAIWYDYCQLKYSDQDFFGQIDDEIKYILYNTQNVSDPLAFNQGTRTLLTNLAEEASLTPKMYSEGEVEFGLEKIYGLAQCTRDLSSYDCKKCLTDIIGEIPSCCDGKKGGRVVTGSCNIRYEMYPFVNA; encoded by the coding sequence ATGTCTCCCTCTCCATCACTTCTCTCCTTTTACCTTCTAAGCTTTGCTCTTGCTCTCCAATCGGTCTTCGGACTCGATCCTCTTTTCTACACTTGttcaaaatcaaacaatttCACTGCCAATGGCCCTTATGAATCAAACCTGAACAACCTCATGGGGTATCTCTATTTGAAATCACCCAGCACAGGTTTTGGAAATGGCTCAATAGGCCAAGAACCAAACCAAGTTTACGGGCTCGCTCTATGTAGAGGTGATGCCTCGGCTTCAGACTGTAAATCCTGTATTGCTCAAGCAAGCTACGATGGTCGCCAAAGATGTCCGGACAACAGGGGAGCAGCAATCTGGTACGATTATTGCCAACTGAAGTATTCGGACCAGGACTTCTTTGGTCAGATTGATGATGAGATCAAGTACATTTTGTACAATACGCAGAATGTTAGTGATCCATTGGCGTTTAATCAAGGGACGAGGACATTGCTGACGAATCTGGCCGAAGAAGCTTCTCTTACACCGAAAATGTATTCGGAGGGAGAGGTTGAGTTTGGATTGGAGAAAATTTACGGGTTGGCTCAGTGTACTAGAGATCTTTCAAGTTACGATTGCAAGAAGTGTCTTACTGATATAATTGGAGAGATTCCGAGCTGCTGTGATGGGAAAAAAGGTGGCAGGGTTGTGACCGGGAGTTGCAACATAAGATATGAGATGTACCCATTTGTTAATGCTTGA